A window from Mycobacterium saskatchewanense encodes these proteins:
- a CDS encoding AraC family transcriptional regulator translates to MSGFRHHGPATSSLALAPGARIERHRHPMHQIVYPSSGAVSVTTPAGTWITPANRAIWIPAGCWHEHEFHGRTQFHGVALNPGRYRRGPAVPAVLAVSPLLRELIIACSQTGATDTAEHHRMLAVLHDQVQMAGDGEPLWVPTPVDRRLRQACALIADTLAEPLTVQQIGLRIGVGQRTLSRLFRDQLGMTFPQWRTQLRLQRALVLLAERRDVTSVASECGWATPSAFIDTYRRAFGHTPGRLTKVL, encoded by the coding sequence ATGTCGGGATTCCGCCACCACGGGCCGGCGACCTCGTCGCTCGCGCTGGCGCCTGGCGCGCGGATCGAGCGGCACCGGCATCCGATGCACCAGATCGTCTACCCGTCCTCGGGTGCGGTCTCGGTAACCACCCCGGCGGGAACCTGGATCACGCCGGCGAATCGGGCGATCTGGATACCGGCGGGCTGCTGGCACGAACATGAGTTCCACGGCCGCACGCAGTTTCACGGCGTGGCACTCAATCCCGGCCGTTACCGGCGCGGCCCGGCAGTGCCGGCGGTGCTGGCGGTCAGCCCTTTGCTGCGCGAACTCATCATCGCGTGCTCGCAGACCGGCGCAACCGACACCGCCGAGCACCACCGCATGCTGGCCGTGCTGCACGACCAGGTGCAGATGGCAGGCGACGGGGAGCCGCTGTGGGTTCCCACCCCCGTCGACCGCCGGCTGCGGCAGGCCTGCGCACTGATCGCCGACACCCTGGCCGAGCCGTTGACGGTGCAGCAGATCGGCCTCCGGATCGGCGTCGGCCAGCGCACCCTGAGCCGCCTGTTTCGCGACCAGCTGGGAATGACGTTCCCCCAATGGCGCACCCAACTCCGCCTCCAGCGCGCCCTCGTCCTGCTGGCGGAGCGCCGCGACGTCACCTCAGTGGCGTCCGAATGCGGTTGGGCCACACCGAGCGCCTTCATCGACACCTATCGGCGGGCCTTCGGCCACACCCCCGGCCGGCTGACGAAGGTGCTCTAA
- the serS gene encoding serine--tRNA ligase, with product MIDLKLLREDPDAVRRSQLSRGEDPALVDALLEADAARRAAISSADTLRAEQKAASKAVGAAAPEERPARLARAKELAEQVKAAESAQSDAEAAFTAAHMAISNVVIDGVPAGGEDDYRVLDTVGEPPRLDEPKDHLELGEALGLIDMQRGAKVSGSRFYFLTGRGALLQLGLLQLALRLAVENGFIPMIPPVLVRPEVMAGTGFLGAHADEIYRVEADDLYLVGTSEVPLAGYHSDEILDLSAGPLRYAGWSSCFRREAGSYGKDTRGIIRVHQFDKVEGFVYCTPADAEAEHGRLLGWQRDMLARIEVPYRVIDVAAGDLGSSAARKFDCEAWVPTQGTYRELTSTSNCTTFQARRLSTRYRDDNGKPQTAATLNGTLGTTRWLVAILENHQQPDGSVRVPAALVPFVGTELLEPVS from the coding sequence GTGATCGACCTGAAGCTGCTCCGGGAAGACCCCGATGCCGTCCGCCGTTCCCAGCTCAGCCGCGGAGAGGACCCGGCGCTGGTCGACGCCCTGCTGGAGGCCGACGCCGCCCGCCGCGCCGCGATCTCGTCCGCCGACACGTTGCGCGCCGAGCAGAAAGCCGCCAGCAAGGCCGTCGGGGCCGCTGCGCCCGAGGAGCGCCCCGCCAGGCTGGCGCGGGCCAAGGAGCTCGCCGAGCAGGTGAAGGCCGCCGAGAGCGCCCAGAGCGACGCCGAGGCGGCGTTCACGGCGGCGCACATGGCGATATCCAACGTCGTCATCGACGGCGTGCCGGCCGGCGGGGAGGACGACTACCGCGTCCTCGACACGGTCGGCGAGCCCCCGCGGCTCGACGAGCCGAAAGACCACCTCGAACTCGGGGAGGCGCTGGGGCTCATCGACATGCAGCGCGGCGCAAAGGTCTCCGGCTCGCGCTTCTACTTCCTCACCGGACGGGGCGCGCTGCTGCAGCTCGGCCTGCTGCAGCTGGCCCTGCGGCTGGCCGTCGAGAACGGCTTCATCCCGATGATCCCGCCGGTGCTGGTGCGCCCCGAGGTGATGGCCGGCACGGGATTCCTGGGCGCTCACGCGGACGAGATCTACCGGGTGGAGGCCGACGACCTGTACCTGGTCGGCACTTCCGAGGTGCCGCTCGCCGGCTACCACTCCGACGAGATCCTCGACCTGTCGGCCGGTCCATTGCGCTACGCGGGCTGGTCGTCGTGCTTCCGCCGCGAGGCGGGTAGCTACGGCAAGGACACCCGAGGCATCATCCGGGTGCACCAGTTCGACAAGGTGGAGGGGTTCGTCTACTGCACGCCCGCCGACGCCGAAGCCGAACACGGCCGGCTGCTGGGCTGGCAGCGCGACATGCTGGCCCGCATCGAGGTGCCGTATCGCGTCATCGACGTGGCCGCGGGCGACCTGGGCTCCTCGGCCGCCCGCAAATTCGACTGCGAGGCATGGGTTCCCACGCAGGGCACCTACCGCGAGCTGACGTCGACGTCGAATTGCACGACGTTCCAGGCGCGCCGGCTCTCGACGCGCTATCGCGACGACAATGGCAAGCCTCAGACGGCGGCCACGCTCAACGGGACGCTGGGCACCACCCGGTGGCTGGTGGCCATCCTGGAGAACCACCAGCAGCCCGACGGCAGCGTGCGGGTGCCCGCGGCGCTGGTCCCCTTCGTGGGCACCGAGCTCCTCGAGCCCGTCAGCTAG
- a CDS encoding septum formation family protein — MEPMTQAPETEVSEASAPAFSGERAEQPAGFQWSHSLQARATRRALLLTALGGLLIAGLVTAIPVGGTGPGRLAGYLDSNPVPTTGTKSDAALNRATSGECLMWPDATPESARIVNCADDHKFEVAESIDMRTFPGSEYGPNAAPPSPARIQQITQEQCETAVRSYLGPKFDPNSKFTVSLLWPGDRAWRQSGDRRMLCGLQMPGTNNQQQAFKGKVADVDQSKIWPSGTCLGIDPTTNQPVDVPVDCAAPHAMEVTGTVNLAERFPGALPAEPEQDGFIKDACTKMTDAYLAPVKLRTTTLTLIYPTVSLASWTAGSREVACSIGATLGNGGWATLVNSARGQLLINGQPPVPPPDIPEERLTLPPVPLQIPAQPPASQPSAPPPIPPNNQHLPGQQPAPQVPQQPASPLPASQAPPQEAPPPGDGAAPPPDGGAPPANPAPEAPQPAPGG; from the coding sequence ATGGAGCCGATGACCCAAGCGCCCGAGACGGAAGTTTCCGAAGCCAGCGCGCCCGCCTTTTCCGGAGAGCGAGCGGAGCAGCCGGCCGGCTTCCAGTGGTCGCACAGTTTGCAGGCGAGGGCGACGCGGCGGGCGCTGCTGCTGACCGCGCTCGGGGGACTGCTGATCGCCGGGCTGGTCACCGCGATCCCGGTCGGTGGCACCGGCCCGGGGCGGCTGGCCGGCTACCTCGACAGCAACCCCGTGCCCACCACCGGCACCAAGAGCGACGCCGCCCTGAACCGGGCCACCAGCGGCGAATGCCTGATGTGGCCGGACGCGACCCCCGAGTCGGCCCGCATCGTCAACTGCGCGGACGACCACAAGTTCGAGGTGGCCGAGTCGATCGACATGCGAACGTTCCCGGGCTCGGAGTACGGGCCCAACGCCGCTCCCCCCTCGCCCGCCCGCATTCAACAGATCACCCAGGAGCAGTGCGAGACCGCCGTCCGCAGCTACCTCGGCCCCAAGTTCGATCCCAACAGCAAGTTCACCGTCAGCCTGTTGTGGCCCGGCGACCGGGCGTGGCGCCAGTCGGGCGACCGTCGCATGCTGTGCGGGCTGCAGATGCCCGGCACCAACAACCAGCAGCAGGCGTTCAAGGGCAAGGTCGCCGACGTCGACCAGTCCAAAATCTGGCCGTCGGGCACCTGCCTGGGCATCGATCCGACTACCAATCAGCCGGTCGACGTGCCGGTCGACTGTGCGGCCCCGCACGCCATGGAGGTGACCGGCACGGTCAACCTGGCGGAGCGGTTTCCCGGGGCCCTGCCGGCCGAGCCCGAGCAGGACGGGTTCATCAAGGATGCGTGCACGAAGATGACGGACGCCTACCTCGCGCCCGTCAAGTTGCGCACCACGACCCTGACGCTGATCTACCCGACCGTCTCGCTGGCCAGCTGGACCGCGGGTAGCCGGGAGGTCGCGTGCAGCATCGGCGCGACCCTGGGCAACGGCGGCTGGGCGACCCTGGTCAACAGCGCCAGGGGCCAGCTGCTGATCAACGGTCAGCCGCCGGTACCGCCGCCGGACATCCCCGAGGAGCGGCTCACTCTGCCGCCCGTCCCCCTGCAGATTCCCGCTCAGCCGCCGGCCAGTCAGCCCAGCGCCCCGCCGCCTATCCCGCCGAACAACCAGCACCTCCCGGGACAGCAGCCGGCCCCGCAAGTCCCGCAGCAGCCCGCCTCGCCGCTCCCGGCTTCGCAGGCGCCGCCTCAGGAGGCGCCGCCCCCGGGGGACGGCGCCGCCCCGCCCCCGGACGGAGGAGCGCCGCCGGCCAATCCTGCGCCCGAGGCACCGCAGCCCGCCCCGGGTGGCTAG
- a CDS encoding metallopeptidase family protein, whose amino-acid sequence MSVRMDPQRFDELVSDALDLIPRELAAAMDNVVILVEDRHPEDPELLGLYEGVALTERDSEYSGYLPDAITIYREALLDVCGSDDDVVEEVAITVIHEIAHHFGIDDDRLAELGWA is encoded by the coding sequence GTGTCCGTGCGGATGGACCCGCAGCGGTTCGACGAGTTGGTCTCCGACGCCCTCGACCTGATCCCACGCGAGCTGGCGGCGGCGATGGACAACGTTGTCATCCTGGTCGAGGACCGCCACCCGGAGGACCCCGAACTGCTAGGGCTCTACGAGGGCGTGGCGCTGACCGAACGCGACTCCGAATACTCCGGATACCTGCCGGACGCCATCACGATCTACCGCGAGGCACTGCTGGACGTCTGCGGCTCCGACGACGACGTCGTCGAGGAGGTCGCGATAACGGTGATCCACGAGATCGCCCACCATTTCGGCATCGATGACGACCGGCTGGCGGAGCTGGGCTGGGCCTGA
- a CDS encoding histidine phosphatase family protein, whose translation MSGRLVLLRHGQSYGNVERRLDTRPPGAELTPLGRDQARAFARGSGRPALLAHSIATRASQTAAVIGAELAVTAVEVAGIHEVQVGELENRNDDDAVAEFNATYERWHRGELDIPLPGGETANDLLDRYVPVLTDLRMRYLDNDDWDGDIVVVSHGAAIRLAAAVLAGVDADFALDNHLDNAQSVALAPITDGRWSCVRWGSLTPPFYPEAPGVTASPVADAVRSGTDPMG comes from the coding sequence GTGAGCGGGCGGCTGGTGCTGTTGCGCCACGGCCAGTCCTACGGCAACGTCGAGCGCCGGCTGGACACCCGGCCGCCCGGCGCGGAACTCACGCCGCTGGGCCGTGACCAGGCCAGGGCGTTCGCGCGCGGTTCGGGGCGGCCCGCGTTGCTGGCCCATTCGATCGCCACCCGCGCCTCGCAGACGGCCGCGGTGATCGGCGCCGAGCTCGCGGTTACCGCCGTCGAGGTGGCTGGCATTCACGAGGTGCAGGTCGGTGAGCTGGAGAACCGCAACGACGACGATGCCGTGGCCGAGTTCAACGCGACCTACGAGCGCTGGCACCGCGGCGAACTCGACATCCCGCTGCCCGGCGGAGAGACTGCCAACGATCTGTTGGATCGCTACGTGCCGGTGCTGACCGACCTGCGCATGCGCTACCTCGACAACGACGACTGGGATGGAGACATCGTCGTGGTCAGCCATGGCGCGGCGATCCGGCTGGCGGCCGCGGTGCTCGCCGGGGTCGACGCCGACTTCGCGCTGGACAACCATCTCGACAACGCCCAATCTGTGGCGCTCGCTCCGATCACCGACGGGCGGTGGAGTTGCGTGCGCTGGGGGTCGTTGACGCCGCCGTTCTACCCCGAGGCCCCGGGGGTAACCGCCTCCCCGGTCGCGGACGCGGTGCGCTCCGGCACCGATCCGATGGGGTGA
- the pheA gene encoding prephenate dehydratase encodes MIRIAYLGPEGTFTEAALMHIAAAGLVPEQGRDAEVRKLPIDSTPAALDAVRDGGADYACVPIENSIDGSVTPTLDSLAIGSSLQVFAETTLDVAFSIVIRPGCDARDVRTLAAFPVAVAQVRQWLAAELPGAELRPAYSNADAARQVADGHADAAVTSPLAATRWGLPVLADGVVDEPNARTRFVLIGPPGPPPPRTGTDRTSVVLRIDNSPGALVAALAEFGIRGIDLTRIESRPTRTGLGTYVFFADCVGHLDDGAVAEALKALHRRCADVRYLGSWPTGSAAGVLPPPSDEASRWLTQLREGKPEQRFEP; translated from the coding sequence GTGATCCGCATCGCTTATCTCGGTCCGGAGGGGACCTTCACCGAGGCGGCGCTGATGCATATCGCGGCCGCCGGCCTGGTCCCCGAACAGGGTCGCGACGCGGAGGTTCGGAAGTTGCCGATCGACAGCACGCCGGCGGCGCTGGACGCCGTGCGTGACGGTGGCGCCGACTACGCGTGCGTCCCGATCGAAAACTCCATCGACGGATCCGTGACGCCGACGCTGGACAGCCTGGCGATCGGCTCGTCGCTGCAGGTGTTCGCCGAGACGACGCTCGATGTGGCGTTCAGCATCGTGATCAGACCCGGCTGCGACGCGCGGGACGTGCGCACGTTGGCCGCCTTCCCGGTGGCGGTGGCCCAGGTGCGGCAGTGGCTCGCCGCCGAGCTGCCCGGCGCCGAGCTGCGGCCGGCGTACTCGAATGCCGACGCCGCGCGGCAGGTGGCCGACGGGCACGCCGACGCCGCGGTGACCTCGCCGCTGGCCGCGACCCGGTGGGGCCTGCCCGTCCTGGCCGACGGCGTCGTCGACGAGCCGAATGCGCGCACCCGCTTCGTCTTGATCGGGCCGCCGGGGCCGCCGCCGCCGCGCACCGGCACCGATCGGACGTCGGTGGTGCTGCGGATCGACAACAGCCCGGGCGCGCTGGTGGCCGCCCTTGCCGAGTTTGGCATCCGCGGCATCGATCTGACCCGGATCGAGTCACGACCGACCAGAACGGGGCTCGGCACCTACGTGTTCTTCGCCGACTGCGTCGGCCACCTCGATGACGGCGCCGTCGCCGAGGCACTCAAGGCGCTCCACCGTCGTTGTGCCGACGTGCGATACCTGGGTTCCTGGCCAACGGGCTCGGCCGCCGGAGTGCTGCCGCCGCCGTCCGACGAGGCGTCCCGGTGGTTGACGCAGCTGCGGGAGGGCAAGCCCGAGCAGAGGTTCGAGCCGTGA
- a CDS encoding DUF2470 domain-containing protein, with product MPPLPHSAPTTAERIRSACARAGGALLAIEREDPVALPLHHLLDDGSFALALPVQHSPGTSGSQALLELTDYAPLPLREPVRSLVWVRGRVHEVPAGAVPPLLDHIASRCPNPALLQVQTPQSVGSGGEPRYALLRMDIASVVVTDATGAEPVDVADLLAARPDPFCEIESTLLWHLDTAHNDIVTRLVSRLPPQLRRGQVRPLGIDRYGMRFRVERHDGDHDVRLPFHKPVSDMAGLRQAIRVLMGCPFINGLRARR from the coding sequence TTGCCCCCGCTGCCCCACTCCGCGCCGACGACGGCCGAACGCATCCGCAGCGCCTGCGCCCGGGCCGGTGGAGCGCTCCTTGCCATCGAGCGGGAGGACCCCGTCGCCCTGCCCCTGCATCACCTCCTGGACGACGGATCGTTCGCCCTCGCGTTGCCGGTGCAGCACTCGCCCGGGACCTCCGGCTCCCAGGCACTGCTCGAGCTCACCGATTACGCGCCGCTCCCGCTGCGCGAGCCGGTCCGCTCATTGGTGTGGGTGCGCGGCAGAGTGCACGAGGTCCCGGCCGGTGCGGTGCCACCGCTGCTGGACCACATCGCCAGCCGGTGCCCGAACCCCGCGTTGCTTCAGGTCCAGACGCCACAGTCGGTCGGGTCCGGGGGAGAGCCGCGCTATGCGCTGCTGCGGATGGACATCGCGTCGGTCGTCGTCACCGACGCCACCGGCGCCGAGCCCGTTGACGTCGCCGACCTGCTGGCGGCGCGGCCCGACCCGTTCTGTGAGATCGAGTCGACGCTGCTGTGGCACCTCGACACTGCCCACAACGACATCGTGACGCGGTTGGTGTCCCGGCTGCCCCCGCAGCTGCGGCGCGGGCAGGTCCGCCCGCTCGGGATCGACCGCTACGGCATGCGCTTCCGCGTGGAGCGCCACGACGGCGACCACGACGTGCGGTTGCCGTTCCACAAACCGGTGTCGGACATGGCCGGGCTGAGGCAAGCCATCCGCGTGCTGATGGGCTGCCCCTTCATCAACGGGTTGCGGGCCCGCCGCTAG